The Patescibacteria group bacterium genome includes the window AAATATTTTTAAATAATTTATTGTTGCCTCTTTGAAAAGATTGTAAAATATTTTTCTCAAAATCACTTGGATCTAAATCGGGTATGAAATCGATTTTTATTATTTCATTATTTCCTCCGCTGATTTTTCTGCTTAAATCAAGTATAACCGGCCCACTCATGCCATCGCTGGTAAAAATCGCCTCTCCTCTCTTGATCTCAATTTTTTTATTATTTTTATATAACTTAATCTCAACGTCTTTTAAACTCAGGCCCTCTAAATCCTTAATAAATTTTTCTTTAAGAACAATCGGAGTCAGTGACGGTTTGGGACTTACGATTGTGTGACCCAGCGCTCTAAGCCAATCATAGCCATCACCGGTTGAGCCGGTTTGAGGATATGATTTACCCCCCACGCTAAAAATAAATTTATCGGCTTCTATTTCTTCCCTATTTTCTAAGATAATCTTTTCGATTTTGTTTTTATTTTTAATTATTTTTTTAACCTTAGCGTTAGTTTTGATGTTTACCTTGAATTCTTTTAAATAATTAATCAATATTTTTAATACATCGGTGGCTTTATTGCTGGCAGGAAAAACCCTTTGATTAGCTTCGGTTTTTGTTTTTAGCCCCCTCTTTTCCAAAAAAGCAATCATTTCTTCCGGACCAAATTTATAAAGCGGCGAGATTAAAAATTTTCCTTTTTGCTCGAACTTAACCGCCATTTGTTTGGGGTCGCTTATTTTATTGGTAAGATTGCACCGACCGCCCCCGGTAGTTAAAAGTTTAACGCCTAAATTTTTATTTTTTTCAATTAAAACAACGCGGGCTCCCAACTCGCCCGCCCGGCCAGCCGCCATCATCCCGGCCGGCCCCCCGCCGATTATTGCTATATCGTATTTCATGATTCTACTTTATTGCCTCGATCATTAGACTCTCTAAGGCAATTCCGTTATATTGC containing:
- a CDS encoding NAD(P)/FAD-dependent oxidoreductase, with translation MKYDIAIIGGGPAGMMAAGRAGELGARVVLIEKNKNLGVKLLTTGGGRCNLTNKISDPKQMAVKFEQKGKFLISPLYKFGPEEMIAFLEKRGLKTKTEANQRVFPASNKATDVLKILINYLKEFKVNIKTNAKVKKIIKNKNKIEKIILENREEIEADKFIFSVGGKSYPQTGSTGDGYDWLRALGHTIVSPKPSLTPIVLKEKFIKDLEGLSLKDVEIKLYKNNKKIEIKRGEAIFTSDGMSGPVILDLSRKISGGNNEIIKIDFIPDLDPSDFEKNILQSFQRGNNKLFKNILLNFAPSKLIPIIINLLKIGPDKKANMITKEERKSLINLLKNFILEVKELAGYNRAMITSGGPVLTEIDSRTMKSKIVDNLYFAGEILGLNGPTGGYNLQVCWTTGYVAGESAAKMRDN